Below is a window of bacterium DNA.
GATGGTTGATAGTTGATAGTTTCATAGACTATCAACTATCAACCATCAACCATCAACTATCAACAATACTAATGTGAACTTTTGGTTAATACTTACTATAAGAGAAAGTGAGGGTAACTATTCAGCCACTGATTAACACGGGTCAGCATGGATAAATAACACAGGAGAGTCTGTGTGCATCTATGGCTGGCTCGTTACCTGCATCCTTATTCTCCTGTTTTTTCTTTAATCTCGCCTTTTTTGTTTTCATTACTTTCTTCATCACTACCTTTAATTGCCGATTGAAATTCTTTAATCCCTTTTCCC
It encodes the following:
- a CDS encoding twin-arginine translocase TatA/TatE family subunit — translated: MLGPIGLPELGVILVIVLVIFGAGKLPQVGKSLGKGIKEFQSAIKGSDEESNENKKGEIKEKTGE